Proteins encoded by one window of Arabidopsis thaliana chromosome 2, partial sequence:
- a CDS encoding uncharacterized protein (unknown protein; Has 13 Blast hits to 13 proteins in 6 species: Archae - 0; Bacteria - 0; Metazoa - 0; Fungi - 0; Plants - 13; Viruses - 0; Other Eukaryotes - 0 (source: NCBI BLink).), with protein sequence MESVKTKSSTARSVELPPRRGKVKREIFGFLANSIVSAAVKAGGSFRRNGGGGGGGSSSSTTTPPGSGYTSDQNNEST encoded by the coding sequence ATGGAGTCTGTGAAGACCAAATCCTCCACCGCGAGGAGCGTTGAGCTACCGCCTCGCCGTGGAAAGGTGAAGCGAGAGATCTTTGGTTTCTTAGCCAATTCCATTGTTTCCGCCGCCGTGAAAGCTGGTGGATCGTTTAGGAGGAACGgcggaggtggtggtggtggctcttcttcctcaaccACCACTCCTCCAGGGAGTGGATACACCTCCGACCAGAACAACGAATCCACTTAA
- a CDS encoding transmembrane protein, putative (DUF247) encodes MIQSSESLGMVMKREYIKDDESPGTTLTEMFKDKEHHKSLGTALGEILKHNEPSTSLSTVLGEMFKNNEEKEHIFSDLERGTMLTRPMGEGYIQYLRLSKETTQPADSKIPGLWSSSVRPEFCCIYRVPDRLRKVNPEAYTPQMLLIGPLHHSKKAEALKRYKTDLRYLNYLNMELHKKKCLDSIADIYGDQPVKEFRRIIEINEKFIRDSYAESTIWINTKDFVEMILHDSVFILLFFIQTGSTLNFNKKEDILFNQSRLINATAILEDLILLENQLPYALLEKLFEPFSSNVNTKETFRDITLRAFRFEGKIKEEVRFQHFTDLFRCVRVSTLSLTEEQINIAKNEPPKSRKIMYNADKLDSAGVNFVNVDEENDLSLVITFKDGILKMPCFTVEDNTERVVRNLMALEQCHYPRTTFVCDYISFLDFLINTDQDVDLLAKKGIVKNWLGHQGSVTEMVNKLCLGLVDFGSHYSDIVENLNKHYDNRLNRSVGTLRRVYFKDLWTGTATIAAVVLLVLTLIQTVASILQVMMQNDNKSPPPPAPSRGL; translated from the exons ATGATCCAG TCCTCAGAATCTCTAGGAATGGTCATGAAGCGAGAGTATATAAAAGACGACGAG TCTCCTGGCACGACCCTGACCGAGATGTTCAAAGACAAAGAG CACCACAAATCTCTCGGCACCGCCCTGGGTGAGATATTGAAACACAATGAG CCCTCCACATCTCTAAGCACAGTTCTGGGCGAGATGTTTAAAAACAACGAG GAGAAGGAACATATTTTTTCGGATCTAGAACGAGGAACAATGCTAACAAGACCAATGGGCGAAGGATATATTCAATATCTACGGCTTTCTAAAGAGACGACTCAACCGGCGGATTCTAAGATTCCCGGTCTTTGGTCTTCTTCCGTTAGACCAGAGTTTTGTTGCATCTATAGAGTACCAGACCGGTTACGCAAAGTGAACCCCGAGGCTTACACTCCTCAAATGCTGCTAATCGGACCTCTTCACCATTCCAAGAAAGCTGAAGCCCTCAAGCGCTACAAAACCGATTTAAg ATATTTGAACTATCTGAACATGGAGCTTCACAAGAAGAAGTGCCTTGATAGTATTGCAGATATATATGGGGATCAACCTGTCAAAGAGTTCAGGAGAATCATCGAAATAAATGAGAAATTCATAAGAGATAGCTACGCCGAGTCAACAATATGGATCAATACTAAAGATTTCGTAGAAATGATCCTCCACGACTCGGTGTTCATACTATTGTTCTTCATTCAAACCGGAAGTACCCTAAACTtcaacaagaaagaagatattCTTTTCAACCAGAGTCGTCTCATAAACGCTACCGCCATTTTAGAAGATCTAATCTTGCTCGAGAACCAACTCCCTTATGCCCTTTTAGAGAAACTCTTTGAACCTTTTTCCTCAAATGTCAATACTAAGGAAACGTTTCGTGATATTACCCTTCGAGCTTTTAGGTTTGAGGgaaagatcaaagaagaagtgagATTCCAACATTTTACAGATTTGTTTCGGTGTGTCCGTGTCAGCACACTTTCTTTGACAGAAGAACAAATTAACATAGCAAAAAACGAGCCACCGAAGAGCAGAAAGATTATGTACAACGCAGACAAACTAGACAGTGCAGGAGTGAATTTTGTGAATGTggatgaagaaaatgatttatcgTTGGTGATTACTTTCAAAGACGGAATCTTGAAAATGCCTTGTTTCACAGTGGAAGACAACACCGAGAGGGTCGTGAGGAATTTAATGGCACTCGAGCAATGTCATTACCCTCGAACTACTTTTGTTTGTGACTACATCTCCTTCTTGGATTTCCTCATCAATACCGATCAAGACGTTGACTTGCTCGCCAAGAAAG GAATTGTAAAGAACTGGTTAGGACATCAAGGATCAGTGACAGAAATGGTAAACAAGCTATGTTTAGGGCTCGTGGATTTCGGATCTCACTATAGCGATATAGTCGAAAACCTCAACAAACACTACGACAATCGTCTCAACAGATCTGTCGGCACTCTTCGGCGAGTTTATTTCAAAGATCTTTGGACCGGTACTGCCACCATTGCCGCAGTCGTTCTCCTTGTGTTGACTTTAATTCAGACTGTGGCTTCCATTCTCCAAGTGATGATGCAGAACGACAATAAGTCTCCGCCTCCTCCAGCTCCGTCCCGGGGACTAtag
- a CDS encoding transmembrane protein, putative (DUF247) (Plant protein of unknown function (DUF247); CONTAINS InterPro DOMAIN/s: Protein of unknown function DUF247, plant (InterPro:IPR004158); BEST Arabidopsis thaliana protein match is: Plant protein of unknown function (DUF247) (TAIR:AT2G44930.1); Has 1063 Blast hits to 972 proteins in 18 species: Archae - 0; Bacteria - 0; Metazoa - 0; Fungi - 0; Plants - 1063; Viruses - 0; Other Eukaryotes - 0 (source: NCBI BLink).), translated as MIQSSESLGMVMKREYIKDDEHHKSLGTALGEILKHNEPSTSLSTVLGEMFKNNEEKEHIFSDLERGTMLTRPMGEGYIQYLRLSKETTQPADSKIPGLWSSSVRPEFCCIYRVPDRLRKVNPEAYTPQMLLIGPLHHSKKAEALKRYKTDLRYLNYLNMELHKKKCLDSIADIYGDQPVKEFRRIIEINEKFIRDSYAESTIWINTKDFVEMILHDSVFILLFFIQTGSTLNFNKKEDILFNQSRLINATAILEDLILLENQLPYALLEKLFEPFSSNVNTKETFRDITLRAFRFEGKIKEEVRFQHFTDLFRCVRVSTLSLTEEQINIAKNEPPKSRKIMYNADKLDSAGVNFVNVDEENDLSLVITFKDGILKMPCFTVEDNTERVVRNLMALEQCHYPRTTFVCDYISFLDFLINTDQDVDLLAKKGIVKNWLGHQGSVTEMVNKLCLGLVDFGSHYSDIVENLNKHYDNRLNRSVGTLRRVYFKDLWTGTATIAAVVLLVLTLIQTVASILQVMMQNDNKSPPPPAPSRGL; from the exons ATGATCCAG TCCTCAGAATCTCTAGGAATGGTCATGAAGCGAGAGTATATAAAAGACGACGAG CACCACAAATCTCTCGGCACCGCCCTGGGTGAGATATTGAAACACAATGAG CCCTCCACATCTCTAAGCACAGTTCTGGGCGAGATGTTTAAAAACAACGAG GAGAAGGAACATATTTTTTCGGATCTAGAACGAGGAACAATGCTAACAAGACCAATGGGCGAAGGATATATTCAATATCTACGGCTTTCTAAAGAGACGACTCAACCGGCGGATTCTAAGATTCCCGGTCTTTGGTCTTCTTCCGTTAGACCAGAGTTTTGTTGCATCTATAGAGTACCAGACCGGTTACGCAAAGTGAACCCCGAGGCTTACACTCCTCAAATGCTGCTAATCGGACCTCTTCACCATTCCAAGAAAGCTGAAGCCCTCAAGCGCTACAAAACCGATTTAAg ATATTTGAACTATCTGAACATGGAGCTTCACAAGAAGAAGTGCCTTGATAGTATTGCAGATATATATGGGGATCAACCTGTCAAAGAGTTCAGGAGAATCATCGAAATAAATGAGAAATTCATAAGAGATAGCTACGCCGAGTCAACAATATGGATCAATACTAAAGATTTCGTAGAAATGATCCTCCACGACTCGGTGTTCATACTATTGTTCTTCATTCAAACCGGAAGTACCCTAAACTtcaacaagaaagaagatattCTTTTCAACCAGAGTCGTCTCATAAACGCTACCGCCATTTTAGAAGATCTAATCTTGCTCGAGAACCAACTCCCTTATGCCCTTTTAGAGAAACTCTTTGAACCTTTTTCCTCAAATGTCAATACTAAGGAAACGTTTCGTGATATTACCCTTCGAGCTTTTAGGTTTGAGGgaaagatcaaagaagaagtgagATTCCAACATTTTACAGATTTGTTTCGGTGTGTCCGTGTCAGCACACTTTCTTTGACAGAAGAACAAATTAACATAGCAAAAAACGAGCCACCGAAGAGCAGAAAGATTATGTACAACGCAGACAAACTAGACAGTGCAGGAGTGAATTTTGTGAATGTggatgaagaaaatgatttatcgTTGGTGATTACTTTCAAAGACGGAATCTTGAAAATGCCTTGTTTCACAGTGGAAGACAACACCGAGAGGGTCGTGAGGAATTTAATGGCACTCGAGCAATGTCATTACCCTCGAACTACTTTTGTTTGTGACTACATCTCCTTCTTGGATTTCCTCATCAATACCGATCAAGACGTTGACTTGCTCGCCAAGAAAG GAATTGTAAAGAACTGGTTAGGACATCAAGGATCAGTGACAGAAATGGTAAACAAGCTATGTTTAGGGCTCGTGGATTTCGGATCTCACTATAGCGATATAGTCGAAAACCTCAACAAACACTACGACAATCGTCTCAACAGATCTGTCGGCACTCTTCGGCGAGTTTATTTCAAAGATCTTTGGACCGGTACTGCCACCATTGCCGCAGTCGTTCTCCTTGTGTTGACTTTAATTCAGACTGTGGCTTCCATTCTCCAAGTGATGATGCAGAACGACAATAAGTCTCCGCCTCCTCCAGCTCCGTCCCGGGGACTAtag
- a CDS encoding transmembrane protein, putative (DUF247) — protein sequence MIQSSESLGMVMKREYIKDDESPGTTLTEMFKDKEHHKSLGTALGEILKHNEPSTSLSTVLGEMFKNNEEKEHIFSDLERGTMLTRPMGEGYIQYLRLSKETTQPADSKIPGLWSSSVRPEFCCIYRVPDRLRKVNPEAYTPQMLLIGPLHHSKKAEALKRYKTDLRYLNYLNMELHKKKCLDSIADIYGDQPVKEFRRIIEINEKFIRDSYAESTIWINTKDFVEMILHDSVFILLFFIQTGSTLNFNKKEDILFNQSRLINATAILEDLILLENQLPYALLEKLFEPFSSNVNTKETFRDITLRAFRFEGKIKEEVRFQHFTDLFRCVRVSTLSLTEEQINIAKNEPPKSRKIMYNADKLDSAGVNFVNVDEENDLSLVITFKDGILKMPCFTVEDNTERVVRNLMALEQCHYPRTTFVCDYISFLDFLINTDQDVDLLAKKELVRTSRISDRNGKQAMFRARGFRISL from the exons ATGATCCAG TCCTCAGAATCTCTAGGAATGGTCATGAAGCGAGAGTATATAAAAGACGACGAG TCTCCTGGCACGACCCTGACCGAGATGTTCAAAGACAAAGAG CACCACAAATCTCTCGGCACCGCCCTGGGTGAGATATTGAAACACAATGAG CCCTCCACATCTCTAAGCACAGTTCTGGGCGAGATGTTTAAAAACAACGAG GAGAAGGAACATATTTTTTCGGATCTAGAACGAGGAACAATGCTAACAAGACCAATGGGCGAAGGATATATTCAATATCTACGGCTTTCTAAAGAGACGACTCAACCGGCGGATTCTAAGATTCCCGGTCTTTGGTCTTCTTCCGTTAGACCAGAGTTTTGTTGCATCTATAGAGTACCAGACCGGTTACGCAAAGTGAACCCCGAGGCTTACACTCCTCAAATGCTGCTAATCGGACCTCTTCACCATTCCAAGAAAGCTGAAGCCCTCAAGCGCTACAAAACCGATTTAAg ATATTTGAACTATCTGAACATGGAGCTTCACAAGAAGAAGTGCCTTGATAGTATTGCAGATATATATGGGGATCAACCTGTCAAAGAGTTCAGGAGAATCATCGAAATAAATGAGAAATTCATAAGAGATAGCTACGCCGAGTCAACAATATGGATCAATACTAAAGATTTCGTAGAAATGATCCTCCACGACTCGGTGTTCATACTATTGTTCTTCATTCAAACCGGAAGTACCCTAAACTtcaacaagaaagaagatattCTTTTCAACCAGAGTCGTCTCATAAACGCTACCGCCATTTTAGAAGATCTAATCTTGCTCGAGAACCAACTCCCTTATGCCCTTTTAGAGAAACTCTTTGAACCTTTTTCCTCAAATGTCAATACTAAGGAAACGTTTCGTGATATTACCCTTCGAGCTTTTAGGTTTGAGGgaaagatcaaagaagaagtgagATTCCAACATTTTACAGATTTGTTTCGGTGTGTCCGTGTCAGCACACTTTCTTTGACAGAAGAACAAATTAACATAGCAAAAAACGAGCCACCGAAGAGCAGAAAGATTATGTACAACGCAGACAAACTAGACAGTGCAGGAGTGAATTTTGTGAATGTggatgaagaaaatgatttatcgTTGGTGATTACTTTCAAAGACGGAATCTTGAAAATGCCTTGTTTCACAGTGGAAGACAACACCGAGAGGGTCGTGAGGAATTTAATGGCACTCGAGCAATGTCATTACCCTCGAACTACTTTTGTTTGTGACTACATCTCCTTCTTGGATTTCCTCATCAATACCGATCAAGACGTTGACTTGCTCGCCAAGAAAG AACTGGTTAGGACATCAAGGATCAGTGACAGAAATGGTAAACAAGCTATGTTTAGGGCTCGTGGATTTCGGATCTCACTATAG
- a CDS encoding transmembrane protein, putative (DUF247) has product MIQSSESLGMVMKREYIKDDESPGTTLTEMFKDKEHHKSLGTALGEILKHNEPSTSLSTVLGEMFKNNEEKEHIFSDLERGTMLTRPMGEGYIQYLRLSKETTQPADSKIPGLWSSSVRPEFCCIYRVPDRLRKVNPEAYTPQMLLIGPLHHSKKAEALKRYKTDLSIADIYGDQPVKEFRRIIEINEKFIRDSYAESTIWINTKDFVEMILHDSVFILLFFIQTGSTLNFNKKEDILFNQSRLINATAILEDLILLENQLPYALLEKLFEPFSSNVNTKETFRDITLRAFRFEGKIKEEVRFQHFTDLFRCVRVSTLSLTEEQINIAKNEPPKSRKIMYNADKLDSAGVNFVNVDEENDLSLVITFKDGILKMPCFTVEDNTERVVRNLMALEQCHYPRTTFVCDYISFLDFLINTDQDVDLLAKKGIVKNWLGHQGSVTEMVNKLCLGLVDFGSHYSDIVENLNKHYDNRLNRSVGTLRRVYFKDLWTGTATIAAVVLLVLTLIQTVASILQVMMQNDNKSPPPPAPSRGL; this is encoded by the exons ATGATCCAG TCCTCAGAATCTCTAGGAATGGTCATGAAGCGAGAGTATATAAAAGACGACGAG TCTCCTGGCACGACCCTGACCGAGATGTTCAAAGACAAAGAG CACCACAAATCTCTCGGCACCGCCCTGGGTGAGATATTGAAACACAATGAG CCCTCCACATCTCTAAGCACAGTTCTGGGCGAGATGTTTAAAAACAACGAG GAGAAGGAACATATTTTTTCGGATCTAGAACGAGGAACAATGCTAACAAGACCAATGGGCGAAGGATATATTCAATATCTACGGCTTTCTAAAGAGACGACTCAACCGGCGGATTCTAAGATTCCCGGTCTTTGGTCTTCTTCCGTTAGACCAGAGTTTTGTTGCATCTATAGAGTACCAGACCGGTTACGCAAAGTGAACCCCGAGGCTTACACTCCTCAAATGCTGCTAATCGGACCTCTTCACCATTCCAAGAAAGCTGAAGCCCTCAAGCGCTACAAAACCGATTTAAg TATTGCAGATATATATGGGGATCAACCTGTCAAAGAGTTCAGGAGAATCATCGAAATAAATGAGAAATTCATAAGAGATAGCTACGCCGAGTCAACAATATGGATCAATACTAAAGATTTCGTAGAAATGATCCTCCACGACTCGGTGTTCATACTATTGTTCTTCATTCAAACCGGAAGTACCCTAAACTtcaacaagaaagaagatattCTTTTCAACCAGAGTCGTCTCATAAACGCTACCGCCATTTTAGAAGATCTAATCTTGCTCGAGAACCAACTCCCTTATGCCCTTTTAGAGAAACTCTTTGAACCTTTTTCCTCAAATGTCAATACTAAGGAAACGTTTCGTGATATTACCCTTCGAGCTTTTAGGTTTGAGGgaaagatcaaagaagaagtgagATTCCAACATTTTACAGATTTGTTTCGGTGTGTCCGTGTCAGCACACTTTCTTTGACAGAAGAACAAATTAACATAGCAAAAAACGAGCCACCGAAGAGCAGAAAGATTATGTACAACGCAGACAAACTAGACAGTGCAGGAGTGAATTTTGTGAATGTggatgaagaaaatgatttatcgTTGGTGATTACTTTCAAAGACGGAATCTTGAAAATGCCTTGTTTCACAGTGGAAGACAACACCGAGAGGGTCGTGAGGAATTTAATGGCACTCGAGCAATGTCATTACCCTCGAACTACTTTTGTTTGTGACTACATCTCCTTCTTGGATTTCCTCATCAATACCGATCAAGACGTTGACTTGCTCGCCAAGAAAG GAATTGTAAAGAACTGGTTAGGACATCAAGGATCAGTGACAGAAATGGTAAACAAGCTATGTTTAGGGCTCGTGGATTTCGGATCTCACTATAGCGATATAGTCGAAAACCTCAACAAACACTACGACAATCGTCTCAACAGATCTGTCGGCACTCTTCGGCGAGTTTATTTCAAAGATCTTTGGACCGGTACTGCCACCATTGCCGCAGTCGTTCTCCTTGTGTTGACTTTAATTCAGACTGTGGCTTCCATTCTCCAAGTGATGATGCAGAACGACAATAAGTCTCCGCCTCCTCCAGCTCCGTCCCGGGGACTAtag
- a CDS encoding transmembrane protein, putative (DUF247): MIQSSESLGMVMKREYIKDDEHHKSLGTALGEILKHNEPSTSLSTVLGEMFKNNEEKEHIFSDLERGTMLTRPMGEGYIQYLRLSKETTQPADSKIPGLWSSSVRPEFCCIYRVPDRLRKVNPEAYTPQMLLIGPLHHSKKAEALKRYKTDLSIADIYGDQPVKEFRRIIEINEKFIRDSYAESTIWINTKDFVEMILHDSVFILLFFIQTGSTLNFNKKEDILFNQSRLINATAILEDLILLENQLPYALLEKLFEPFSSNVNTKETFRDITLRAFRFEGKIKEEVRFQHFTDLFRCVRVSTLSLTEEQINIAKNEPPKSRKIMYNADKLDSAGVNFVNVDEENDLSLVITFKDGILKMPCFTVEDNTERVVRNLMALEQCHYPRTTFVCDYISFLDFLINTDQDVDLLAKKGIVKNWLGHQGSVTEMVNKLCLGLVDFGSHYSDIVENLNKHYDNRLNRSVGTLRRVYFKDLWTGTATIAAVVLLVLTLIQTVASILQVMMQNDNKSPPPPAPSRGL; encoded by the exons ATGATCCAG TCCTCAGAATCTCTAGGAATGGTCATGAAGCGAGAGTATATAAAAGACGACGAG CACCACAAATCTCTCGGCACCGCCCTGGGTGAGATATTGAAACACAATGAG CCCTCCACATCTCTAAGCACAGTTCTGGGCGAGATGTTTAAAAACAACGAG GAGAAGGAACATATTTTTTCGGATCTAGAACGAGGAACAATGCTAACAAGACCAATGGGCGAAGGATATATTCAATATCTACGGCTTTCTAAAGAGACGACTCAACCGGCGGATTCTAAGATTCCCGGTCTTTGGTCTTCTTCCGTTAGACCAGAGTTTTGTTGCATCTATAGAGTACCAGACCGGTTACGCAAAGTGAACCCCGAGGCTTACACTCCTCAAATGCTGCTAATCGGACCTCTTCACCATTCCAAGAAAGCTGAAGCCCTCAAGCGCTACAAAACCGATTTAAg TATTGCAGATATATATGGGGATCAACCTGTCAAAGAGTTCAGGAGAATCATCGAAATAAATGAGAAATTCATAAGAGATAGCTACGCCGAGTCAACAATATGGATCAATACTAAAGATTTCGTAGAAATGATCCTCCACGACTCGGTGTTCATACTATTGTTCTTCATTCAAACCGGAAGTACCCTAAACTtcaacaagaaagaagatattCTTTTCAACCAGAGTCGTCTCATAAACGCTACCGCCATTTTAGAAGATCTAATCTTGCTCGAGAACCAACTCCCTTATGCCCTTTTAGAGAAACTCTTTGAACCTTTTTCCTCAAATGTCAATACTAAGGAAACGTTTCGTGATATTACCCTTCGAGCTTTTAGGTTTGAGGgaaagatcaaagaagaagtgagATTCCAACATTTTACAGATTTGTTTCGGTGTGTCCGTGTCAGCACACTTTCTTTGACAGAAGAACAAATTAACATAGCAAAAAACGAGCCACCGAAGAGCAGAAAGATTATGTACAACGCAGACAAACTAGACAGTGCAGGAGTGAATTTTGTGAATGTggatgaagaaaatgatttatcgTTGGTGATTACTTTCAAAGACGGAATCTTGAAAATGCCTTGTTTCACAGTGGAAGACAACACCGAGAGGGTCGTGAGGAATTTAATGGCACTCGAGCAATGTCATTACCCTCGAACTACTTTTGTTTGTGACTACATCTCCTTCTTGGATTTCCTCATCAATACCGATCAAGACGTTGACTTGCTCGCCAAGAAAG GAATTGTAAAGAACTGGTTAGGACATCAAGGATCAGTGACAGAAATGGTAAACAAGCTATGTTTAGGGCTCGTGGATTTCGGATCTCACTATAGCGATATAGTCGAAAACCTCAACAAACACTACGACAATCGTCTCAACAGATCTGTCGGCACTCTTCGGCGAGTTTATTTCAAAGATCTTTGGACCGGTACTGCCACCATTGCCGCAGTCGTTCTCCTTGTGTTGACTTTAATTCAGACTGTGGCTTCCATTCTCCAAGTGATGATGCAGAACGACAATAAGTCTCCGCCTCCTCCAGCTCCGTCCCGGGGACTAtag
- a CDS encoding transmembrane protein, putative (DUF247) codes for MLTRPMGEGYIQYLRLSKETTQPADSKIPGLWSSSVRPEFCCIYRVPDRLRKVNPEAYTPQMLLIGPLHHSKKAEALKRYKTDLRYLNYLNMELHKKKCLDSIADIYGDQPVKEFRRIIEINEKFIRDSYAESTIWINTKDFVEMILHDSVFILLFFIQTGSTLNFNKKEDILFNQSRLINATAILEDLILLENQLPYALLEKLFEPFSSNVNTKETFRDITLRAFRFEGKIKEEVRFQHFTDLFRCVRVSTLSLTEEQINIAKNEPPKSRKIMYNADKLDSAGVNFVNVDEENDLSLVITFKDGILKMPCFTVEDNTERVVRNLMALEQCHYPRTTFVCDYISFLDFLINTDQDVDLLAKKGIVKNWLGHQGSVTEMVNKLCLGLVDFGSHYSDIVENLNKHYDNRLNRSVGTLRRVYFKDLWTGTATIAAVVLLVLTLIQTVASILQVMMQNDNKSPPPPAPSRGL; via the exons ATGCTAACAAGACCAATGGGCGAAGGATATATTCAATATCTACGGCTTTCTAAAGAGACGACTCAACCGGCGGATTCTAAGATTCCCGGTCTTTGGTCTTCTTCCGTTAGACCAGAGTTTTGTTGCATCTATAGAGTACCAGACCGGTTACGCAAAGTGAACCCCGAGGCTTACACTCCTCAAATGCTGCTAATCGGACCTCTTCACCATTCCAAGAAAGCTGAAGCCCTCAAGCGCTACAAAACCGATTTAAg ATATTTGAACTATCTGAACATGGAGCTTCACAAGAAGAAGTGCCTTGATAGTATTGCAGATATATATGGGGATCAACCTGTCAAAGAGTTCAGGAGAATCATCGAAATAAATGAGAAATTCATAAGAGATAGCTACGCCGAGTCAACAATATGGATCAATACTAAAGATTTCGTAGAAATGATCCTCCACGACTCGGTGTTCATACTATTGTTCTTCATTCAAACCGGAAGTACCCTAAACTtcaacaagaaagaagatattCTTTTCAACCAGAGTCGTCTCATAAACGCTACCGCCATTTTAGAAGATCTAATCTTGCTCGAGAACCAACTCCCTTATGCCCTTTTAGAGAAACTCTTTGAACCTTTTTCCTCAAATGTCAATACTAAGGAAACGTTTCGTGATATTACCCTTCGAGCTTTTAGGTTTGAGGgaaagatcaaagaagaagtgagATTCCAACATTTTACAGATTTGTTTCGGTGTGTCCGTGTCAGCACACTTTCTTTGACAGAAGAACAAATTAACATAGCAAAAAACGAGCCACCGAAGAGCAGAAAGATTATGTACAACGCAGACAAACTAGACAGTGCAGGAGTGAATTTTGTGAATGTggatgaagaaaatgatttatcgTTGGTGATTACTTTCAAAGACGGAATCTTGAAAATGCCTTGTTTCACAGTGGAAGACAACACCGAGAGGGTCGTGAGGAATTTAATGGCACTCGAGCAATGTCATTACCCTCGAACTACTTTTGTTTGTGACTACATCTCCTTCTTGGATTTCCTCATCAATACCGATCAAGACGTTGACTTGCTCGCCAAGAAAG GAATTGTAAAGAACTGGTTAGGACATCAAGGATCAGTGACAGAAATGGTAAACAAGCTATGTTTAGGGCTCGTGGATTTCGGATCTCACTATAGCGATATAGTCGAAAACCTCAACAAACACTACGACAATCGTCTCAACAGATCTGTCGGCACTCTTCGGCGAGTTTATTTCAAAGATCTTTGGACCGGTACTGCCACCATTGCCGCAGTCGTTCTCCTTGTGTTGACTTTAATTCAGACTGTGGCTTCCATTCTCCAAGTGATGATGCAGAACGACAATAAGTCTCCGCCTCCTCCAGCTCCGTCCCGGGGACTAtag